One segment of Urocitellus parryii isolate mUroPar1 chromosome 5, mUroPar1.hap1, whole genome shotgun sequence DNA contains the following:
- the Garin6 gene encoding Golgi-associated RAB2 interactor protein 6 — translation MNDQIMLPYYTAQNSPAMGMFNTSMGKLQQQLYKGEYAIFRYAPMFESDFIQISKRGELIDVHNHARMVTMGVVRTSPCLTLPDVMLLARPAAICKDYAPCGLATQERAKKPTQTLELTRLLPLKFVKITIHNSHKQQLHLRLATGRAFYLQLCPPSDTRDLFAHWEYLVYILRPPVEAFSRTQVIPTGDKSDIPVFEEEDKSPELSL, via the coding sequence ATGAACGACCAGATTATGTTACCATATTACACAGCCCAAAACAGTCCTGCAATGGGCATGTTTAATACCTCCATGGGGAAACTGCAGCAACAACTGTACAAAGGGGAGTATGCTATATTCAGATATGCACCAATGTTTGAGAGTGACTTTATCCAGATCAGTAAAAGAGGAGAATTGATTGATGTGCACAACCATGCCCGGATGGTGACTATGGGTGTTGTTCGCACCAGCCCTTGCCTCACACTACCTGATGTCATGCTGCTGGCCCGGCCAGCTGCTATCTGTAAAGACTATGCCCCTTGTGGCCTTGCCACTCAAGAAAGAGCTAAAAAGCCTACACAGACCTTAGAATTAACCAGGCTGCTTCCCTTGAAGTTTGTAAAGATAACCATCCATAACAGCCACAAACAACAGCTCCACCTGAGGCTTGCTACTGGCCGTGCTTTTTACCTGCAACTGTGTCCTCCTTCAGATACAAGAGATCTTTTTGCTCACTGGGAATATCTTGTTTACATCCTGAGACCACCAGTGGAGGCTTTCAGCCGTACTCAAGTCATTCCAACTGGGGATAAATCAGACATACCTGTGTTTGAGGAAGAGGACAAGAGCCCAGAGCTAAGTCTTTAA